One region of Scomber scombrus chromosome 10, fScoSco1.1, whole genome shotgun sequence genomic DNA includes:
- the stk38a gene encoding serine/threonine-protein kinase 38, translated as MAMTGHSSCSSMSNHTKERVTMAKVTLENFYSNLIAQHEEREMRQQKLEKVMDQEGLADEEKRIRRSQHARKETEFLRLKRTRLGLEDFESLKVIGRGAFGEVRLVQKKDTGHVYAMKILRKADMLEKEQVGHIRAERDILVEADSLWVVKMFYSFQDKMNLYLIMEFLPGGDMMTLLMKKDTLTEEATQFYIAETVLAIDSIHQLGFIHRDIKPDNLLLDSRGHVKLSDFGLCTGLKRAHRTEFYKNLNHSLPSDLSKQTFQNMNSKRKAETWKRNRRQLAFSTVGTPDYIAPEVFMQNGYNKLCDWWSLGVIMYEMLIGYPPFCSETPQETYRKVMNWRETLTFPPEVPISEKAKDLILRFCCEEDHRIGATGVEVIKSDPFFEGVDYDHIRERPAAIPIEIKSIDDTSNFDEFPDSDILTPTTAPVSNHTEADLKNKDWVFINYTYKRFEGLTARGAIPSYMKSGKR; from the exons GCAGCAGAAGCTGGAGAAAGTAATGGATCAGGAGGGCCTGGCTGATGAAGAG AAACGTATTCGACGTTCTCAGCATGCAAGGAAAGAAACTGAGTTTCTGCGCCTGAAACGTACCCGCCTGGGTCTGGAGGACTTTGAGTCTCTGAAGGTGATTGGCCGAGGAGCTTTTGGAGAg GTGCGTTTGGTGCAGAAGAAAGACACCGGTCATGTCTATGCCATGAAGATTCTTCGCAAGGCTGACATGCTGGAGAAAGAACAG GTTGGTCATATTCGTGCTGAGCGGGACATCCTGGTGGAGGCTGACAGCCTGTGGGTGGTCAAGATGTTCTACAGTTTCCAGGATAAGATGAACCTCTACCTTATCATGGAATTCCTGCCAGGAG GAGACATGATGACCCTCCTGATGAAGAAGGACACTCTGACAGAAGAGGCCACTCAGTTCTACATAGCAGAGACGGTGCTGGCCATCGACTCCATCCACCAGCTGGGCTTCATCCACAGAGACATCAAGCCAGACAACCTGTTGTTGGACTCCAGG GGTCATGTGAAGCTGTCTGACTTTGGTCTGTGCACTGGGCTGAAGAGAGCTCACCGTACCGAGTTCTACAAGAACCTGAACCACAGCCTGCCCAGTGACCTCAGTAAGCAAA CCTTTCAGAACATGAACTCCAAGAGGAAAGCTGAGACGTGGAAGAGAAACAGGCGGCAGCTG GCCTTCTCCACTGTGGGAACTCCAGACTACATCGCTCCAGAGGTCTTCATGCAAAATGGATACAATAAGCTCTGTGATTGGTGGAGCCTAGGTGTCATCATGTATGAAATGCTGATAG GTTATCCTCCGTTCTGCTCAGAGACGCCTCAGGAGACGTACAGGAAAGTGATGAACTGGAGGGAGACGCTAACCTTTCCACCAGAAGTGCCTATATCAGAGAAGGCCAAAGACCTCATCCTCAG GTTCTGCTGTGAGGAGGATCACAGGATTGGTGCTACAGGTGTAGAGGTGATCAAGTCCGATCCATTCTTTGAGGGGGTGGACTACGACCATATCAG AGAGAGGCCTGCTGCCATTCCTATAGAGATCAAAAGCATCGATGACACCTCAAACTTTGATGAATTCCCTGATTCAGATATCCTCACACCAACGA CTGCTCCAGTGTCCAACCACACAGAGGCTGACCTGAAGAACAAGGACTGGGTCTTCATCAACTACACCTATAAACGCTTTGAAGGCCTCACTGCTCGAGGAGCCATACCATCCTACATGAAATCAGGAAAGAGATGA